Proteins encoded together in one Benincasa hispida cultivar B227 chromosome 1, ASM972705v1, whole genome shotgun sequence window:
- the LOC120070183 gene encoding glycine-rich protein 23-like → NKGLFHRPLGFFKGKRFRGGGLGGGIGGGGGIYKRGFKHGGLGGGGGLGGGGGLGGGGGLGGGGGLGHGIYKRGFKHGRFGGGGGLGGGGGLGGGGGGGLGGGGGLGGGGGLGGGGGLGGGGGLGGGSGGGLGGGAGGGFGGGGGAGGGGGFGSGGGGGGGFGGGGGYGGGAGIGGGGHH, encoded by the coding sequence AACAAGGGTTTGTTTCATCGTCCACTTGGTTTTTTTAAGGGTAAAAGGTTTCGTGGAGGGGGCCTCGGTGGTGGCATTGGCGGCGGTGGAGGTATTTATAAAAGGGGTTTTAAACATGGGGGATTGGGTGGTGGCGGAGGATTGGGTGGTGGTGGAGGGCTCGGCGGAGGTGGTGGTTTAGGCGGTGGAGGAGGCTTAGGGCATGGTATTTACAAGAGGGGTTTTAAGCATGGAAGATTCGGAGGAGGTGGCGGTCTCGGCGGCGGTGGAGGACTCGGAGGAGGTGGCGGTGGAGGACTTGGAGGAGGTGGTGGGCTCGGCGGCGGTGGAGGACTTGGAGGTGGTGGTGGTCTTGGTGGTGGTGGAGGACTTGGAGGTGGTAGTGGAGGCGGTCTCGGTGGAGGAGCTGGTGGAGGCTTTGGTGGTGGAGGTGGTGCGGGTGGCGGCGGCGGATTTGGAAGTGGCGGAGGTGGCGGTGGAGGctttggtggtggtggtggttaCGGCGGTGGAGCAGGAATTGGCGGCGGCGGCCACCACTAA
- the LOC120076048 gene encoding uncharacterized protein LOC120076048 has translation MEFCNSFIFFTLLIILPLARCEDTGSVLFVDSSSHQYLRSHSPDDGFEFSSMSLPEVGAAVSVLLGFAPPSTLSASGSSKLNGILMPNPLDRPRSVFMLEIKGEYDPEILSLESGMSSNVLTSKVNVGSESADIQLPGEDEVSVVPLNEPLSDYTDKDVSEFASFIGGSYVADASQTLNGEFTVRLTDDSMINFHLSKTGDREFIGSLLCLFHNIKRAIHIHEDLSQNVQSPSELITGSFNSIKAFQDESDSEGDADNRSRLFIVALSKIFHLLQKAYDGEIVGVVFFSGSSSTKAEKGLNVMFNHLLTPRWLVEDVKVNTTIHEVILVRTTLAWITGIILLIATLMGSCCLLRMPLTRDTLLYSNVKLD, from the exons ATGGAATTCTGCAattccttcatcttcttcactctGTTAATCATCCTCCCTCTCGCTAGG TGCGAGGATACTGGCTCGGTGCTCTTCGTTGATAGCTCGTCACATCAATATCTTCGATCTCATTCGCCCGATGATGGCTTCGAG TTTAGTTCAATGTCACTGCCAGAAGTTGGTGCTGCTGTGTCAGTCCTGCTTGGTTTTGCGCCACCTTCAACACTTTCAGCTTCGGGTTCATCTAAG CTGAATGGGATTTTGATGCCAAATCCGCTTGATAGGCCTCGTTCAGTTTTTATGCTTGAAATTAAAGGAGAATATG ACCCTGAAATTTTAAGCCTAGAAAGTGGCATGTCCAGCAATGTCCTTACAAGCAAGGTTAATGTAGGTTCTGAGAGTGCTGACATCCAACTTCCTG GTGAGGATGAAGTGTCTGTTGTTCCTTTGAATGAACCGTTGTCAGATTATACTGATAAAGATGTTAGCGAATTT GCATCTTTCATTGGTGGATCATATGTTGCTGATGCATCACAAACTTTAAATGGAGAGTTTACTGTGCGCTTGACTGATGATTCTATGATCAATTTTCATCTGTCTAAG ACAGGGGACAGAGAATTCATAGGTAGTCTTTTGTGTCTCTTTCACAATATTAAGAGAGCTATTCACATTCACGAGGATTTGTCACAAAATGTGCAAAGTCCATCTGAGCTCATCACTGGCTCTTTCAATAGCATCAAG GCATTCCAAGATGAAAGTGATTCTGAAGGAGATGCAGATAATAGATCTAGACTATTTATCGTTGCTTTGTCCAAGATATTCCACTTACTCCAAAAAGCATATGATG GTGAAATTGTTGgagttgttttcttttctggtTCATCATCAACAAAGGCAGAAAAAGGATTAAATGTGATGTTTAACCATCTGTTGACTCCACGTTGGCTGGTGGAAGACGTCAAAGTTAACACAACTATTCACGAAGTGATATTGGTTAGGACAACCCTTGCCTGGATCACAGGAATCATCCTTTTGATTGCTACTCTTATGGGG TCGTGCTGCCTTCTAAGGATGCCTCTCACGAGGGACACCCTCCTCTATTCTAATGTGAAACTGGACTAA
- the LOC120068367 gene encoding protein disulfide isomerase pTAC5, chloroplastic isoform X2: MSSSITLPLNPSLHLTPRPFFSSSLSIFSSPNLSSSRSLPNSFVCRSLNPASNDREELRWLREEQRWFREEERWIREEQRWARERQSLLQEITELKLQIQALERRNSVQGGTVSVSDTIANIAGLLQVLKEKNLIAESGPTAGRILLDESTREEDVEIEKKTIVEEVVRFSEESKAEKEVKKERKSLRIGSEGAEVLAMQEALLRLGFYSGEEDMEFSSFSSGTERAVKTWQAASGFREDGIMTTDLLEILYKEKVTESAGSDAKTDEKGTIPTDQRGSENGTVINSITEISEIQKTVIKEGSESFDVSQQRVFLIGENRWEDPARLHSSNGKASDGKTKDISTKCLTCRGEGRLLCSGLEVRDSNPLPHLLN; encoded by the exons ATGTCTTCCTCCATTACTCTTCCTCTCAATCCTTCTCTTCATCTCACTCCTCGCCCCTTCTTCTCCTcttctctctcaatcttctcATCTCCTAACCTCTCATCATCTCGTTCTCTTCCCAATTCCTTCGTATGCCGCTCTTTGAATCCCGCTAGCAATGACCGCGAGGAGCTCCGATGGCTCCGCGAGGAGCAACGCTGGTTTCGCGAAGAGGAACGGTGGATCCGCGAAGAGCAGCGTTGGGCCAGAGAACGCCAGTCGCTTCTGCAGGAAATTACTGAACTTAAGCTGCAAATTCAAGCGTTAGAACGCCGAAATTCAGTTCAAGGAGGAACGGTTTCGGTGTCGGATACTATTGCGAACATCGCCGGCCTGTTGCAGGtcttgaaggagaagaatcTGATCGCCGAGAGCGGGCCGACGGCGGGTCGCATTTTGTTGGATGAGAGTACTCGTGAAGAGGACGTGGAGATAGAGAAGAAGACAATTGTTGAAGAAGTCGTTAGGTTTTCCGAAGAAAGTAAGGCGGAGAAGGAGGTGAAGAAGGAGAGGAAGTCTTTGAGAATTGGTTCGGAAGGAGCGGAAGTCCTAGCGATGCAG GAAGCATTGCTGAGGCTAGGATTTTACTCAGGTGAAGAAGACATGGAATTTTCAAGTTTCTCCAGTGGAACTGAGCGTGCTGTTAAGACTTGGCAG GCCGCCTCAGGTTTCCGTGAAGATGGTATAATGACTACAGACCTTCTTGAGATTTTATACAAAGAGAAAGTGACTGAGAGTGCTGGATCAGATGCCAAAACAGATGAAAAAGGGACTATTCCAACAGATCAGAGA gGAAGTGAAAATGGAACTGTTATTAATTCAATAACTGAAATATCAGAGATCCAGAAGACAGTAATTAAAGAAGGTAGTGAAAGTTTTGATGTTTCCCAACAGCGAGTTTTTCTCATAGGAGAGAACCGATGGGAAGACCCCGCACGACTTCATAGTTCAAATGGAAAAGCTTCTGACGGCAAAACCAAAGACATATCTACCAAGTGTCTGACTTGTCGTGGGGAGGGTCGTCTGTTATGCTCAG GTCTAGAGGTCAGAGATTCAAATCCCCTACCCCACTTGTTGAACTAG
- the LOC120068367 gene encoding protein disulfide isomerase pTAC5, chloroplastic isoform X1 yields MSSSITLPLNPSLHLTPRPFFSSSLSIFSSPNLSSSRSLPNSFVCRSLNPASNDREELRWLREEQRWFREEERWIREEQRWARERQSLLQEITELKLQIQALERRNSVQGGTVSVSDTIANIAGLLQVLKEKNLIAESGPTAGRILLDESTREEDVEIEKKTIVEEVVRFSEESKAEKEVKKERKSLRIGSEGAEVLAMQEALLRLGFYSGEEDMEFSSFSSGTERAVKTWQAASGFREDGIMTTDLLEILYKEKVTESAGSDAKTDEKGTIPTDQRGSENGTVINSITEISEIQKTVIKEGSESFDVSQQRVFLIGENRWEDPARLHSSNGKASDGKTKDISTKCLTCRGEGRLLCSECDGSGEPNIEPQFLEWVDEGAKCPYCEGAGYIICDVCEGKTVT; encoded by the exons ATGTCTTCCTCCATTACTCTTCCTCTCAATCCTTCTCTTCATCTCACTCCTCGCCCCTTCTTCTCCTcttctctctcaatcttctcATCTCCTAACCTCTCATCATCTCGTTCTCTTCCCAATTCCTTCGTATGCCGCTCTTTGAATCCCGCTAGCAATGACCGCGAGGAGCTCCGATGGCTCCGCGAGGAGCAACGCTGGTTTCGCGAAGAGGAACGGTGGATCCGCGAAGAGCAGCGTTGGGCCAGAGAACGCCAGTCGCTTCTGCAGGAAATTACTGAACTTAAGCTGCAAATTCAAGCGTTAGAACGCCGAAATTCAGTTCAAGGAGGAACGGTTTCGGTGTCGGATACTATTGCGAACATCGCCGGCCTGTTGCAGGtcttgaaggagaagaatcTGATCGCCGAGAGCGGGCCGACGGCGGGTCGCATTTTGTTGGATGAGAGTACTCGTGAAGAGGACGTGGAGATAGAGAAGAAGACAATTGTTGAAGAAGTCGTTAGGTTTTCCGAAGAAAGTAAGGCGGAGAAGGAGGTGAAGAAGGAGAGGAAGTCTTTGAGAATTGGTTCGGAAGGAGCGGAAGTCCTAGCGATGCAG GAAGCATTGCTGAGGCTAGGATTTTACTCAGGTGAAGAAGACATGGAATTTTCAAGTTTCTCCAGTGGAACTGAGCGTGCTGTTAAGACTTGGCAG GCCGCCTCAGGTTTCCGTGAAGATGGTATAATGACTACAGACCTTCTTGAGATTTTATACAAAGAGAAAGTGACTGAGAGTGCTGGATCAGATGCCAAAACAGATGAAAAAGGGACTATTCCAACAGATCAGAGA gGAAGTGAAAATGGAACTGTTATTAATTCAATAACTGAAATATCAGAGATCCAGAAGACAGTAATTAAAGAAGGTAGTGAAAGTTTTGATGTTTCCCAACAGCGAGTTTTTCTCATAGGAGAGAACCGATGGGAAGACCCCGCACGACTTCATAGTTCAAATGGAAAAGCTTCTGACGGCAAAACCAAAGACATATCTACCAAGTGTCTGACTTGTCGTGGGGAGGGTCGTCTGTTATGCTCAG AATGCGACGGAAGTGGTGAGCCAAATATCGAACCACAG TTTCTGGAATGGGTGGATGAAGGAGCAAAATGTCCGTATTGCGAAGGCGCTGGTTATATAATATGCGACGTATGCGAAGGGAAGACAGTTACGTAG
- the LOC120068350 gene encoding glutathione reductase, cytosolic → MSRKMLIDGELSHQAEVEEHYDFDLFVIGAGSGGVRASRFSASHGAKVGICELPFDPISSEVVGGIGGTCVIRGCVPKKILVYGASFGPELQDARSFGWDVNEKVDFDWKKLLRKKTDEIVRLNGIYKRLLTNSGVKMYEGEGKIVGPHEVEVTQLDGTKICYSAKHILIATGSRAVIPDIPGKEWGITSDEALSLEELPKRVVVLGGGYIAVEFASIWNGMGAKVDLCFRRELPLRGFDDEMRAVVARNLEARGINMHLRTNLTELIKTEDGIKVITDHGEELLADAVLFATGRAPNSKRLNLKAVGVEVDRHGAVKVDDYSRTTVPSIWAIGDVTNRMNLTPVALMEGSYFANTVFGGEPTKPDYNFVPYAVFCIPPLSVVGLSEEEAVEKAKGDILVYTSSFNPMKNTISGRQEKTVMKLVVDGDTQKVLGASMCGPDAPEIMQGIAVALKCGATKQQFDSTVGIHPSAAEEFVTMRSVTRRIEAGSKLKTNL, encoded by the exons ATGTCGAGGAAGATGCTCATAGATGGGGAACTGAGCCATCAGGCCGAAGTGGAGGAACACTATGACTTTGATTTATTCGTTATTGGAGCAGGAAGTGGTGGTGTTCGTGCTAGTAGATTTTCAGCTAGTCATGGAGCGAAG GTTGGCATCTGTGAACTTCCATTCGATCCAATCAGCTCAGAAGTAGTTGGAGGAATTGGTGGAAC GTGTGTCATTCGTGGCTGTGTACCCAAAAAGATTCTAGTGTATGGTGCATCATTTGGTCCTGAGCTTCAG GATGCTCGAAGTTTTGGTTGGGATGTGAATGAGAAAGTAGATTTTGATTGGAAGAAACTTTTACGAAAGAAG ACAGATGAGATAGTCCGATTAAATGGAATTTACAAGCGTTTACTGACTAATTCAGGAGTAAAAATGTATGAAGGAGAGGGAAAGATTGTTGGTCCACATGAAGTTGAGGTGACACAACTTGATGGTACCAAAATATGCTATTCAGCAAAGCACATACTGATTGCAACTGGCAGTAGAGCTGTCATTCCTGATATTCCCGGGAAG GAGTGGGGGATAACATCCGATGAGGCTTTGAGTCTAGAGGAGTTGCCTAAGCGTGTCGTGGTGCTTGGAGGAGG GTACATTGCTGTTGAATTTGCTTCGATCTGGAATGGTATGGGTGCTAAAGTTGACCTATGTTTTAGAAGGGAACTTCCGCTAAG AGGTTTTGACGATGAAATGAGAGCAGTGGTTGCAAGGAACCTGGAAGCCAGAGGAATTAATATGCACCTAAGAACAAATTTGACAGAA TTGATAAAAACAGAGGACGGAATAAAAGTTATCACAGATCATGGCGAGGAGTTGTTGGCAGATGCTGTGTTGTTTGCGACTG GTCGTGCTCCTAAttcaaaaagattaaatttgaaaGCAGTTGGTGTCGAAGTTGATCGTCACGGTGCTGTGAAG GTTGATGATTATTCACGCACGACTGTACCTAGTATCTGGGCTATTGGAGATGTTACTAATCGAATGAATCTTACGCCTGTGGCTCTAATGGAGGGATCATACTTTGCT AACACTGTTTTTGGTGGTGAACCTACCAAACCGGACTACAATTTTGTACCCTATGCCGTATTCTG TATTCCTCCTCTCTCTGTTGTGGGCCTAAGTGAAGAAGAAGCTGTAGAGAAGGCAAAGGGTGACATTCTGGTGTACACATCTTCGTTCAATCCAATGAAGAATACAATCTCTGG CCGACAAGAGAAGACAGTCATGAAGCTCGTGGTTGATGGCGACACACAAAAGGTCCTTGGTGCATCGATGTGTGGTCCTGATGCTCCTGAAATTATGCAG GGAATCGCTGTCGCTCTTAAATGTGGAGCAACCAAGCAACAGTTTGATAGCACT GTCGGAATACACCCATCTGCGGCAGAGGAGTTCGTGACGATGCGAAGTGTAACTAGGCGAATTGAAGCAGGTAGCAAATTGAAAACAAACCTTTAA